Proteins found in one archaeon genomic segment:
- a CDS encoding amino acid permease: protein MDDSKQAQPMPAKVFVRESTGLVKNVGFFDSIAMNMSNMSVGALLGVIGIAGLFPMLISGQSMVGLNLVVLSVIAFALSIPQIIVYTIMSQRYPRSGGDYVYVSRVFGGPIGSVLSFMGYTMETTAYLALIVLSTVFAIGSVALFFVFDPLYLGLAVPQGAGPSNSTNQFLVGAIVFGLLILVNIVRPKAGFKLVSALTIFGFVALFVAMAVLLAAGNAGVVSYVNGLQLGNGLDYAHIQASGSNVFFNWGPNIFLLPLMAAFVYPWLNASPAVAGEIKGRRALKWNVPISSLLVFVFLTSSLGVMYYVAGQAFTNAAYSTPALIFDHSFNFWTLAMGVSGNQFVAAIIGLGWILSNLSVLAYGIIVISRYLLAQSFDRFLPSRISNVSSRFGSPITAHLVDLILTIGLVGMAAFYYIGGADALFGAILASMIYFIFVGIAAAVHGSRKEVGLTKWLLMLAGVANVFIFGFLAWEFLAYPDVWALHDLTYYFIIASVVAGAVIYGLSWWYNKKRGIDISLAYKELPPE, encoded by the coding sequence TTGGACGATTCTAAGCAGGCCCAGCCTATGCCCGCCAAGGTCTTCGTGAGGGAGAGCACAGGTCTGGTCAAGAACGTCGGATTCTTCGACAGCATCGCGATGAACATGAGCAACATGTCCGTCGGCGCCCTCCTCGGCGTCATCGGCATAGCGGGACTCTTCCCCATGCTCATCTCAGGCCAGAGCATGGTCGGCCTCAACCTCGTCGTCCTTTCCGTGATTGCTTTCGCCCTCTCCATCCCTCAGATCATAGTCTACACGATCATGTCGCAGCGATACCCGCGCAGCGGCGGCGACTACGTCTACGTCTCGAGGGTCTTCGGAGGCCCAATTGGGAGCGTCCTCTCCTTCATGGGCTACACCATGGAGACGACCGCGTACCTGGCGCTGATAGTCCTCTCGACAGTATTCGCGATAGGCTCGGTCGCCTTGTTCTTCGTCTTCGACCCGCTCTACCTCGGACTGGCCGTCCCTCAGGGCGCGGGACCTTCGAACTCGACCAACCAGTTCCTCGTCGGCGCAATCGTCTTCGGGCTCCTGATTCTGGTCAACATAGTGAGGCCAAAGGCAGGCTTCAAGCTGGTTTCAGCGCTCACGATCTTCGGATTCGTTGCTCTTTTCGTGGCGATGGCAGTTCTTCTCGCCGCGGGCAACGCCGGCGTCGTCAGCTATGTCAACGGCCTCCAGCTCGGGAATGGTCTTGACTATGCTCACATCCAGGCTTCCGGCTCAAACGTGTTCTTCAACTGGGGTCCGAACATCTTCCTTCTCCCACTCATGGCCGCCTTCGTATACCCATGGCTCAACGCCTCGCCAGCAGTCGCCGGTGAGATCAAGGGCAGGCGCGCCTTGAAGTGGAACGTCCCAATCTCCTCTCTGCTCGTCTTCGTCTTCCTGACCAGCAGTTTGGGAGTGATGTACTACGTGGCCGGGCAGGCGTTCACGAACGCGGCGTATTCTACTCCCGCCCTGATCTTCGACCACTCTTTCAACTTCTGGACCCTTGCGATGGGCGTCTCCGGGAATCAATTCGTCGCAGCGATAATCGGCCTCGGCTGGATCCTCTCGAACCTCAGCGTCCTGGCATACGGAATAATCGTCATCTCCAGATACCTCCTCGCCCAGTCCTTCGACAGGTTCCTCCCTTCGAGGATCTCGAACGTGAGCTCCAGGTTCGGCTCGCCGATTACGGCCCACCTGGTCGACCTAATACTGACCATCGGGCTGGTCGGAATGGCGGCCTTCTACTACATCGGGGGCGCAGACGCCCTCTTCGGTGCGATACTAGCGTCAATGATCTACTTCATCTTCGTGGGCATCGCCGCCGCGGTCCACGGATCCCGCAAAGAGGTGGGCCTGACCAAGTGGCTCCTCATGCTTGCCGGAGTCGCGAATGTCTTCATCTTCGGGTTCCTTGCATGGGAGTTCCTGGCATATCCCGACGTCTGGGCGCTGCACGACCTGACCTACTACTTCATCATCGCCTCGGTGGTCGCTGGCGCGGTGATCTACGGGCTCTCCTGGTGGTACAACAAGAAGCGCGGAATCGACATATCCCTGGCGTACAAGGAACTGCCGCCAGAGTAG
- a CDS encoding nitroreductase family protein, with the protein MEFEEAVRKRRMVRHFAKREVSLRVIQRILDLAQHAPSAGFSQGSAYVLVQDPAAKRKLARIQGEQNYTSGGFHPWISEAPVDIVACVSEKLYHDRYQEPDKLQDGKEIEWPTPYWFFDIGAGCMIILLAAVDSGLSAAFSGAVYPSKVKRLLGIPSHFHPVGVISIGYPAKDKRSPSLLRGRRDKTEVIHYEKWAVSSSKALN; encoded by the coding sequence TTGGAGTTCGAAGAGGCCGTCAGGAAGAGGAGGATGGTCAGGCACTTTGCAAAGAGAGAAGTCTCTCTGAGAGTCATCCAAAGAATCCTCGACTTGGCCCAGCACGCCCCCAGCGCGGGGTTCAGCCAAGGAAGTGCGTACGTGTTGGTGCAAGATCCAGCCGCCAAGAGGAAGCTGGCTCGCATCCAAGGAGAACAGAACTACACGTCCGGAGGCTTCCACCCGTGGATCTCCGAAGCTCCCGTGGACATAGTGGCGTGCGTCAGCGAGAAGCTCTATCACGACAGATACCAGGAGCCGGACAAGCTCCAGGACGGCAAGGAGATCGAATGGCCGACCCCCTACTGGTTCTTCGACATCGGCGCAGGATGCATGATCATCCTCCTTGCCGCCGTCGACTCTGGCCTCTCTGCCGCTTTCTCCGGAGCTGTCTATCCATCCAAGGTGAAGCGCCTTCTCGGAATCCCGAGCCACTTCCACCCGGTCGGGGTGATCTCGATCGGATACCCGGCCAAGGACAAGAGGTCGCCCTCACTGTTGAGGGGAAGGCGGGACAAGACCGAGGTGATTCATTACGAGAAGTGGGCAGTCTCCTCTTCAAAGGCATTGAATTAG
- a CDS encoding aromatic ring-hydroxylating dioxygenase subunit alpha — MSRQEHTTDPILYNDWHIIARSSELPESYIRPSRLLGEDLIAWRFGGEARVWQDLCAHRGTRLSLGKLREGTLTCAYHGWTYDSDGQCIKFPSHPEQKPPPTAHVRTYQTTEKYDSVWASLGEPIREVPEFEEWDDPSFRKVLCGPYRYAASAARAVENFLDVAHFPFVHRGLLGDEAHAEINDYEVETDEAGIEARNVVVWQPDPDGTGKGKTVNYTYRVQRPFTAYFMKTTDEGRFAIQLNVTPMDESNCVGWMCLALDYSPETPDSELRAYQDKITGQDVPIVESQRPERLPLDLQSELHLRSDRIAVAYRKWLSDLGLSYGTLG; from the coding sequence ATGAGCCGGCAAGAGCACACCACAGACCCAATCCTCTACAACGACTGGCACATCATCGCGCGCTCCTCCGAGCTCCCGGAGTCTTACATCCGCCCCTCGAGGCTCCTCGGAGAAGACCTGATCGCTTGGAGATTCGGAGGCGAAGCGAGGGTCTGGCAGGACCTGTGCGCTCACAGAGGCACGCGGCTTTCTTTGGGGAAGCTTCGGGAAGGGACACTCACTTGCGCGTACCACGGATGGACCTACGACAGCGATGGCCAGTGCATCAAGTTCCCCTCGCATCCGGAGCAGAAGCCGCCCCCGACGGCCCACGTCAGGACCTACCAGACCACCGAGAAGTACGACAGTGTCTGGGCGTCCCTCGGCGAACCGATCAGGGAGGTACCCGAGTTTGAAGAGTGGGACGACCCCTCCTTCCGCAAAGTCCTCTGCGGGCCCTACAGGTACGCTGCAAGCGCCGCCCGGGCCGTGGAGAACTTCCTCGACGTGGCCCACTTCCCCTTCGTCCACCGTGGCCTCCTCGGCGACGAGGCCCACGCAGAGATCAACGACTACGAAGTGGAGACCGACGAAGCCGGCATCGAGGCCAGGAACGTAGTGGTATGGCAGCCAGACCCAGACGGGACCGGGAAGGGGAAGACTGTCAACTACACGTACCGGGTCCAAAGGCCATTCACCGCCTACTTCATGAAGACGACAGACGAAGGAAGGTTCGCGATCCAGCTCAACGTCACGCCGATGGACGAGTCCAACTGCGTAGGGTGGATGTGCCTCGCCCTGGACTACTCCCCAGAGACCCCCGACTCGGAGCTAAGGGCCTATCAGGACAAGATCACCGGCCAGGACGTACCAATCGTCGAGTCGCAGCGCCCCGAGCGCCTTCCCCTCGACCTCCAGTCGGAGCTCCACCTCCGCTCTGACCGTATCGCAGTCGCATACCGCAAGTGGCTCTCGGACCTCGGGCTCTCCTACGGGACGCTAGGCTGA
- a CDS encoding DUF131 domain-containing protein: MAMVAGFALVLASMFRSGRKTDVKGAGLIMIGPIPIVFGTDATWVSIAILLALVLIVVSLLSYAV; this comes from the coding sequence TTGGCGATGGTCGCGGGGTTTGCGCTTGTTCTCGCTTCAATGTTCAGGTCAGGGAGGAAGACGGACGTCAAGGGGGCTGGACTGATCATGATAGGCCCGATTCCGATAGTCTTCGGGACGGATGCCACGTGGGTGAGCATCGCGATCCTTCTGGCGCTTGTCTTGATCGTCGTAAGTCTGCTGTCATACGCGGTGTGA